In one window of Epinephelus fuscoguttatus linkage group LG20, E.fuscoguttatus.final_Chr_v1 DNA:
- the LOC125880872 gene encoding 7-methylguanosine phosphate-specific 5'-nucleotidase-like isoform X1, whose translation MQIYHVPWIYTPVRTVLAIWHQLTKTEIPELAKCSVLMRERSRVEETIYAMQRAGAGSLQVISDFDMTLTRFAYNGQRVPTTHNILDNRLLIDEDSTKKMRELLNTYYPIEIDASRTAEEKLPLMVEWWTKVHELLIQQRIRKDMLAQAVKESSAMLRDGYKVFFDRLTEQQVPLLIFSAGVGDVLEEVIRQNHVFYPNVRIISNYMDFDQTGVLRAFKGQLIHTFNKREGALSHAAGLRELHGRPNVLLLGDSLGDLTMADGVSEHENILTIGFLNDQVEERKESYINSFDIVLVKDETMDIPNGILRYITSSKDNK comes from the exons ATGCAGATATACCATGTTCCCTGGATATACACACCGGTGCGGACTGTCCTGGCAATCTGGCACCAGCTGACCAAGACTGAG ATCCCGGAGTTGGCCAAGTGCTCAGTGCTGATGAGGGAGCGCAGCAGAGTGGAGGAGACAATCTACGCCATGCAGCGGGCAGGTGCAGGCAGCCTGCAG GTAATCTCCGACTTTGATATGACGCTGACCAGGTTTGCCTACAATGGACAGAGAGTTCCCACCACACACA aCATCCTGGATAACCGGTTGTTGATCGATGAAGATTCCACTAAAAAG ATGCGGGAGCTGTTGAACACCTACTATCCCATAGAGATTGATGCCAGCAGGACTGCTGAAGAAAAGCTGCCTCTCATGGTGGAGTG GTGGACTAAAGTCCATGAGCTGCTGATTCAGCAGAGGATCAGGAAGGACATGCTGGCCCAGGCTGTCAAGGAGTCCAGCGCTATGCTCAG ggacggctacaaagtgttttttgaccGTCTGACGGAGCAGCAGGTCCCTCTGCTGATCTTCTCGGCTGGTGTGGGAGATGTCCTGGAGGAGGTGATTCGACAGAACCACGTCTTTTATCCCAATGTCCGCATCATCTCCAACTACATGGACTTTGATCAAACT GGGGTTCTGAGAGCCTTCAAAGGCCAACTGATCCACACCTTCAACAAGAGGGAAGGTGCTCTGTCACATGCAGCTGGCCTCAGGGAGCTGCATGGTCGACCCAACGTGTTGCTGCTGGGAGACTCATTAGGAGACCTGACTATGGCTGATGGCGTGTCTGAACACGAGAACATCCTCACCATCGGCTTCCTCAACGACCAG gtggaagagaggaaagagTCGTACATCAACTCGTTTGACATTGTACTGGTGAAGGACGAGACGATGGACATTCCCAACGGTATCCTCAGATACATTACCTCATCAAAAGACAACAAGTAA
- the LOC125880872 gene encoding 7-methylguanosine phosphate-specific 5'-nucleotidase-like isoform X2, translated as MIYHVPWIYTPVRTVLAIWHQLTKTEIPELAKCSVLMRERSRVEETIYAMQRAGAGSLQVISDFDMTLTRFAYNGQRVPTTHNILDNRLLIDEDSTKKMRELLNTYYPIEIDASRTAEEKLPLMVEWWTKVHELLIQQRIRKDMLAQAVKESSAMLRDGYKVFFDRLTEQQVPLLIFSAGVGDVLEEVIRQNHVFYPNVRIISNYMDFDQTGVLRAFKGQLIHTFNKREGALSHAAGLRELHGRPNVLLLGDSLGDLTMADGVSEHENILTIGFLNDQVEERKESYINSFDIVLVKDETMDIPNGILRYITSSKDNK; from the exons ATG ATATACCATGTTCCCTGGATATACACACCGGTGCGGACTGTCCTGGCAATCTGGCACCAGCTGACCAAGACTGAG ATCCCGGAGTTGGCCAAGTGCTCAGTGCTGATGAGGGAGCGCAGCAGAGTGGAGGAGACAATCTACGCCATGCAGCGGGCAGGTGCAGGCAGCCTGCAG GTAATCTCCGACTTTGATATGACGCTGACCAGGTTTGCCTACAATGGACAGAGAGTTCCCACCACACACA aCATCCTGGATAACCGGTTGTTGATCGATGAAGATTCCACTAAAAAG ATGCGGGAGCTGTTGAACACCTACTATCCCATAGAGATTGATGCCAGCAGGACTGCTGAAGAAAAGCTGCCTCTCATGGTGGAGTG GTGGACTAAAGTCCATGAGCTGCTGATTCAGCAGAGGATCAGGAAGGACATGCTGGCCCAGGCTGTCAAGGAGTCCAGCGCTATGCTCAG ggacggctacaaagtgttttttgaccGTCTGACGGAGCAGCAGGTCCCTCTGCTGATCTTCTCGGCTGGTGTGGGAGATGTCCTGGAGGAGGTGATTCGACAGAACCACGTCTTTTATCCCAATGTCCGCATCATCTCCAACTACATGGACTTTGATCAAACT GGGGTTCTGAGAGCCTTCAAAGGCCAACTGATCCACACCTTCAACAAGAGGGAAGGTGCTCTGTCACATGCAGCTGGCCTCAGGGAGCTGCATGGTCGACCCAACGTGTTGCTGCTGGGAGACTCATTAGGAGACCTGACTATGGCTGATGGCGTGTCTGAACACGAGAACATCCTCACCATCGGCTTCCTCAACGACCAG gtggaagagaggaaagagTCGTACATCAACTCGTTTGACATTGTACTGGTGAAGGACGAGACGATGGACATTCCCAACGGTATCCTCAGATACATTACCTCATCAAAAGACAACAAGTAA